The following coding sequences are from one Devosia yakushimensis window:
- a CDS encoding carbohydrate ABC transporter permease has protein sequence MTNDTLLKRWGLTGAMTVIVLLVNLPIILLMLNSLQTTEQILASRSIIPASFTLANYEGLTNTPFFTYLRNSLIVSLGATAFSVTAAVLAGYALSRFRNGLLDAYSTALFAVQMFPIILALIPLFLLFRPLGFINSPVSVIIVYAVVNLPFVTWMARSYFDTIPRELEEAALIDGCGHIEAFIRIVLPLSGPGLAAVSIFAFLFSYNEFFVANVFLRTTEAMTLPVGIQMFMQQFSTDWGSLMAAATLTMMPTLILFLFVQKFITHGAIAGGVKG, from the coding sequence ATGACCAATGACACGCTGCTCAAGCGCTGGGGTCTGACTGGGGCGATGACGGTCATCGTGCTGCTGGTGAACCTGCCAATCATCCTGCTGATGCTCAATTCCCTGCAGACGACCGAGCAGATCCTGGCCTCGCGCAGCATCATCCCAGCCAGCTTCACCCTCGCCAATTACGAGGGCCTGACCAATACGCCGTTCTTCACCTATTTGCGCAATTCGCTGATCGTCTCGCTTGGCGCGACGGCGTTCAGCGTTACCGCGGCGGTGCTGGCCGGCTATGCCCTATCGCGCTTCCGCAATGGATTGCTCGACGCCTACTCGACCGCATTGTTCGCAGTGCAGATGTTTCCCATCATCCTGGCCCTGATCCCGCTCTTCCTGCTGTTCCGGCCGCTGGGCTTCATCAACTCGCCGGTGTCGGTCATCATCGTCTATGCGGTGGTCAACTTGCCCTTTGTCACCTGGATGGCGCGGAGCTATTTCGACACCATTCCGCGCGAGCTCGAGGAAGCGGCGCTGATCGATGGCTGCGGCCACATCGAAGCCTTCATCCGCATCGTTCTGCCGCTGTCGGGACCAGGCCTTGCCGCAGTGTCGATCTTCGCTTTCCTCTTTTCCTACAATGAGTTCTTCGTCGCCAATGTGTTCCTGCGGACCACCGAGGCCATGACATTGCCGGTGGGCATCCAGATGTTCATGCAGCAGTTCTCGACCGACTGGGGCAGTCTGATGGCAGCAGCAACGCTGACCATGATGCCGACGCTGATCCTTTTCCTCTTCGTCCAGAAATTCATCACCCATGGCGCTATCGCCGGTGGCGTGAAGGGATAA
- a CDS encoding ABC transporter ATP-binding protein, whose translation MASLTIKSARKNYGTVPVLHGVDVDIKDGEFLILVGPSGCGKSTLLRMIAGLESITGGTIMIGDRVVNDLPPKARDIAMVFQSYALYPHMTVAQNMGFSLKLARRPKAEIDAAVRKAADILALGELLERTPKQLSGGQRQRVAMGRAIVRNPAVFLFDEPLSNLDAKLRVQMRAEIKELHQRLGTTIVYVTHDQIEAMTMADRIVVMHGGVVEQIGRPLDLYDKPSNLFVAGFIGSPSMNLIDGTAETAGSFATASGATIPVPGLTAQQGASLVLGVRPEHLELAAAGSEGAMAGQVVVTEPTGSETQVTLRIGKSDLLALFHSRIEVQPGDTIHIRVLPGKAHLFDKASGRRLD comes from the coding sequence ATGGCTTCACTCACGATTAAATCGGCCAGGAAGAACTACGGCACAGTGCCGGTGCTGCATGGCGTGGATGTTGATATCAAGGATGGGGAATTCCTCATCCTGGTCGGCCCCTCGGGCTGCGGCAAGTCCACCCTGCTGCGCATGATTGCCGGGTTGGAATCGATCACCGGCGGCACGATCATGATCGGCGACCGCGTGGTCAACGACCTGCCGCCCAAAGCGCGCGATATCGCCATGGTGTTCCAGTCTTACGCGCTCTACCCGCATATGACTGTCGCGCAGAATATGGGTTTCTCGCTCAAGCTGGCCCGTCGTCCCAAAGCCGAGATCGACGCCGCTGTCCGCAAGGCGGCTGACATCCTGGCGCTGGGGGAGTTGCTCGAGCGCACGCCCAAGCAGCTTTCGGGTGGGCAGCGCCAGCGCGTTGCCATGGGTCGCGCCATTGTGCGTAATCCCGCAGTGTTCCTGTTCGATGAACCGCTGTCCAATCTCGACGCCAAGCTGCGCGTGCAGATGCGGGCCGAGATCAAGGAACTGCACCAGCGGCTCGGCACCACAATCGTCTACGTTACCCACGACCAGATCGAGGCCATGACCATGGCCGATCGCATCGTGGTCATGCATGGCGGCGTAGTGGAACAGATCGGGCGCCCACTCGATCTCTACGACAAGCCGTCCAACCTGTTTGTCGCCGGTTTTATCGGCTCGCCATCGATGAATCTCATCGACGGCACCGCGGAAACGGCCGGCAGCTTCGCCACTGCCTCCGGTGCCACTATTCCGGTCCCTGGCCTCACCGCGCAACAAGGCGCGAGCCTGGTCCTGGGCGTTCGTCCGGAACATCTGGAACTGGCAGCTGCCGGTTCGGAGGGCGCCATGGCAGGGCAGGTGGTTGTCACCGAACCCACGGGATCGGAAACCCAGGTCACGCTGCGCATTGGCAAGTCCGACCTGCTGGCACTGTTCCACAGCCGCATCGAGGTCCAGCCGGGCGACACCATCCACATCCGCGTGCTGCCGGGCAAGGCGCACCTGTTCGACAAGGCGTCCGGCCGGCGGCTGGACTGA
- a CDS encoding sugar phosphate isomerase/epimerase family protein: protein MTQMAYNPLSFSLTAEGWKPELAPPLPTILTIVKNAGYDGIHAEVPQGSTAAAYATLLGDHGLKPAPGYFQSNFADAAALPATMEAARKAAADHAVLGLDRIFIAEQFGANPARISTPAVGVGSNPETLARIADGLGKVAAAMAAEGVIPCLHAHVGTQIETVAETDFVLDRVGADILLVGPDTGHLSWAGADLNDFLRRHASRVGAVHIKDYRKAVADDTRAAGKGYHDAGAAHIWTEPGRGSIDLDGALKALGGFNGWFVVEVDIADQPTVEESARVAAQWLRPRLEARS, encoded by the coding sequence ATGACCCAAATGGCCTATAATCCGCTCTCCTTCTCGCTCACCGCCGAAGGCTGGAAGCCGGAGCTCGCCCCGCCTCTCCCCACCATCCTGACCATCGTCAAGAATGCCGGCTATGACGGCATCCACGCCGAAGTCCCGCAGGGCAGCACCGCCGCCGCTTATGCCACGCTGCTGGGCGATCATGGCCTCAAGCCGGCGCCGGGCTATTTCCAGTCCAACTTCGCCGACGCCGCGGCCTTGCCGGCGACCATGGAGGCGGCCCGCAAGGCGGCCGCCGATCACGCCGTTCTGGGCCTCGACCGCATCTTCATCGCCGAACAGTTCGGGGCCAATCCGGCTCGCATTTCTACGCCGGCCGTGGGCGTGGGCAGCAATCCCGAAACCCTGGCCCGCATTGCCGATGGCCTTGGCAAGGTGGCCGCTGCCATGGCGGCGGAAGGCGTCATTCCTTGCCTCCATGCCCATGTCGGCACGCAGATCGAGACTGTTGCCGAGACCGATTTCGTGCTGGACCGCGTTGGTGCCGACATCTTGCTGGTGGGGCCCGATACTGGCCACCTCAGCTGGGCGGGCGCTGATCTCAATGACTTTTTGAGGAGGCACGCTTCCCGCGTCGGCGCCGTACATATCAAGGACTACCGCAAAGCGGTGGCCGATGACACGCGCGCGGCAGGCAAAGGCTATCACGATGCCGGCGCTGCCCACATCTGGACCGAACCGGGTCGTGGCAGCATCGATCTCGACGGCGCGCTCAAGGCGCTTGGCGGCTTTAATGGCTGGTTCGTCGTCGAGGTCGACATTGCCGACCAGCCGACGGTGGAGGAAAGCGCCCGCGTTGCAGCGCAGTGGCTGCGGCCCCGCCTTGAGGCCCGGTCATGA
- a CDS encoding Gfo/Idh/MocA family protein, translating to MNPIGIGFIGGGPVTQAIHLPAIATLGGQFRTIRVMDVNPVVADEVAARYGAVGSTDATPIYEDPAVEVVAICSPNAFHADQVIAACRAGKKAVLCEKPLAVSKAEAEMIRDAAKASGTVIFVGTMHAYDPAYLAARAAWRASGDTAVQVRNGIFLPTNDVFTDQATQLVPVPPIPRPSGPPDLAMKQAMMRGAMLGLAIHNIPLVRDFHPEVGTLELAQFLPPFGYTLVSAANGSTAELSGMMPGQWPPKWTFEVLGKTHCLRADMPPSYVMAGSARVELAGPDGTQVFQSGVNGYQALWQAIAGTVRGGAEPPIDLDTVIADLGFALDLADGIDRLLEAAA from the coding sequence ATGAACCCGATCGGCATCGGCTTTATCGGCGGCGGTCCTGTCACGCAGGCCATCCACCTCCCGGCCATCGCCACGCTGGGTGGGCAGTTCCGGACTATTCGCGTGATGGACGTCAATCCGGTGGTGGCCGATGAGGTCGCCGCTCGCTACGGCGCGGTTGGCTCGACCGACGCTACCCCCATCTATGAAGACCCCGCGGTTGAGGTCGTGGCCATCTGCAGTCCCAATGCCTTTCACGCCGACCAGGTGATTGCCGCCTGCCGTGCCGGCAAGAAAGCGGTGCTGTGCGAGAAGCCGCTCGCTGTCTCCAAGGCCGAAGCCGAGATGATCCGGGATGCTGCCAAAGCCAGCGGCACGGTGATCTTCGTGGGTACCATGCATGCCTATGATCCGGCCTATCTCGCGGCCCGCGCGGCATGGCGGGCCAGCGGCGATACGGCCGTGCAGGTGCGCAATGGCATCTTCCTGCCGACCAATGACGTGTTCACCGATCAGGCAACACAACTGGTCCCCGTGCCACCCATACCCCGGCCTTCGGGGCCACCCGATCTGGCGATGAAGCAGGCCATGATGCGGGGCGCCATGCTGGGCCTTGCCATCCACAATATCCCGCTCGTCCGGGACTTCCACCCCGAAGTGGGTACTCTGGAACTCGCACAATTCCTGCCGCCATTCGGCTACACGCTGGTCAGCGCCGCCAATGGCTCGACCGCCGAGCTGAGCGGAATGATGCCGGGGCAGTGGCCGCCGAAATGGACCTTCGAAGTGCTCGGCAAGACCCATTGCCTGCGGGCGGATATGCCACCCTCCTATGTCATGGCCGGCTCGGCCCGCGTGGAGCTGGCCGGTCCCGATGGCACGCAGGTCTTCCAGTCCGGCGTCAATGGCTACCAGGCACTCTGGCAGGCCATTGCCGGCACCGTCCGCGGCGGCGCCGAGCCCCCCATCGATCTCGATACAGTCATCGCCGATCTTGGCTTCGCCCTCGATCTTGCCGATGGCATTGATCGGCTGCTGGAGGCAGCGGCATGA
- a CDS encoding metallophosphoesterase family protein produces the protein MITLAHISDIHLSPMPDIALRDLFGKRLTGFLNWKIKRHGELNSETLASLVAHMQAQNADFTAVTGDLTNLALDIEIERAGKWLEALGSPDRIAVCPGNHDAYVPGALEEAQKQWGNYLRGETLDGAAFPFVRRVGELAVISCSSAVPTRPFLAIGRFEEKQADRLSRILKAMGDAGYFRTVLIHHPPNAELQHPSFGLKGHKLFRQVIAEHGAELILHGHTHRSSIHSIPGKNHEVPVVGVAAASAAQGGTLDDPARYNLFRIEKSGEGWTCTMREYGFQRLGSDIVMRLQMRIY, from the coding sequence ATGATCACCCTCGCCCATATTTCCGACATCCACCTTTCGCCCATGCCCGACATCGCCCTGCGCGATCTGTTCGGCAAGCGGCTGACCGGCTTTCTCAACTGGAAGATCAAGCGGCATGGCGAGCTCAATAGCGAGACGCTGGCGAGCCTGGTTGCCCATATGCAGGCCCAGAATGCCGATTTTACGGCAGTAACGGGCGATCTGACCAACCTGGCGCTCGATATTGAGATCGAACGCGCCGGCAAATGGCTGGAAGCCCTGGGCAGCCCGGACCGCATCGCAGTCTGCCCTGGCAATCACGACGCCTATGTGCCTGGCGCGCTGGAGGAAGCCCAAAAGCAATGGGGCAACTATCTCAGAGGCGAAACGCTGGACGGAGCCGCTTTCCCCTTCGTGCGGCGGGTTGGCGAACTGGCCGTCATCTCCTGCTCAAGCGCCGTGCCGACACGCCCTTTCCTTGCTATCGGGCGGTTCGAGGAAAAACAGGCCGACCGGCTGAGCCGCATTCTCAAGGCCATGGGCGATGCGGGTTATTTCCGCACCGTGCTCATCCATCACCCGCCCAATGCTGAATTGCAGCACCCCTCTTTCGGGCTCAAGGGTCACAAACTGTTCCGCCAGGTGATTGCCGAACACGGTGCGGAGCTGATCCTGCACGGGCACACCCACCGCTCCTCGATCCATTCCATTCCGGGCAAAAACCACGAAGTCCCCGTAGTTGGCGTCGCCGCTGCCAGCGCGGCACAGGGCGGCACGCTGGACGATCCGGCGCGCTACAACCTCTTCCGCATCGAAAAATCCGGCGAGGGCTGGACCTGCACCATGCGTGAATACGGCTTCCAGCGCCTCGGCTCGGACATCGTCATGCGCCTGCAAATGCGAATCTACTGA
- a CDS encoding NUDIX domain-containing protein: MQMNRFQQVRAKVFLTLKGLWHRMTIGARIMLVDGDKVFLIRHTYVPGWQFPGGGVDPGETMEAAARREALEETGYRVTGPVELFGIYHNASPVTDRDHVAFYVAKTHTLERAFKPNREIAEAGWFDRKALPQGVTPATSQRIDEYFDGQPKREIWGY, encoded by the coding sequence ATGCAGATGAATCGATTCCAGCAGGTGCGCGCCAAGGTCTTCCTGACGCTCAAGGGCCTTTGGCACAGGATGACGATAGGCGCCCGCATCATGCTGGTGGATGGGGACAAGGTGTTCCTGATCCGCCATACCTATGTGCCCGGCTGGCAATTCCCTGGCGGGGGCGTGGATCCTGGGGAAACCATGGAAGCGGCGGCGCGACGCGAGGCGCTGGAAGAAACCGGCTATCGGGTGACCGGACCGGTCGAGCTGTTCGGCATCTATCATAATGCGAGCCCGGTGACCGATCGCGATCACGTCGCCTTCTATGTCGCCAAGACCCACACGCTGGAGCGCGCCTTCAAGCCGAACCGGGAGATAGCCGAGGCCGGCTGGTTCGATCGCAAGGCGCTGCCGCAGGGGGTGACCCCGGCGACATCACAGCGGATCGATGAATATTTCGATGGGCAGCCCAAGCGGGAGATTTGGGGGTATTAA
- a CDS encoding glutathione S-transferase family protein yields the protein MGQLIDGKWSTQWYDTKKTGGKFERSQAGFRNWITADGSTGPSGTGGFKAEAGRYHLYVSLACPWAHRTLIFRKLKNLEDLITVSVVSPKMPDETGWSFKTDEGSTGDSLLGKDFLWQVYTKAVPDYTGRVTVPVLWDKQTGTIVSNESSEIIRMFNSAFDELTGNTDDYYPEALRAQIDTINARIYDDINNGVYKAGFATKQEAYDEAVAKLFEALDWVEGLLGETAYLTGDTITEADWRLFTTLVRFDAVYVGHFKCNRRRIADYPNLSHYLKALYEVPGVKETVDLDHIRTHYYWSHITINPTRIIPVGPELPFLK from the coding sequence ATGGGACAATTGATCGACGGCAAATGGTCCACCCAATGGTATGATACCAAGAAGACAGGCGGCAAATTCGAACGCAGCCAGGCCGGGTTCCGCAACTGGATCACCGCGGACGGTAGCACCGGCCCATCGGGCACAGGCGGCTTCAAGGCCGAGGCGGGCCGCTACCACCTCTATGTGTCGCTGGCCTGCCCGTGGGCGCATCGCACACTGATTTTCCGCAAGCTCAAAAATCTCGAAGACCTGATCACCGTCTCGGTCGTCTCGCCCAAAATGCCCGACGAAACCGGCTGGAGCTTCAAGACCGACGAAGGCTCGACCGGCGACAGCCTGCTGGGCAAGGATTTCCTCTGGCAGGTCTATACAAAGGCCGTGCCGGACTATACCGGCCGCGTCACCGTGCCTGTGCTCTGGGACAAACAGACCGGCACGATTGTCTCCAACGAAAGCTCGGAAATCATCCGCATGTTCAACTCGGCCTTCGACGAGCTGACCGGCAATACCGACGACTATTATCCCGAAGCCCTGCGCGCCCAGATCGATACGATCAATGCCCGCATCTATGACGACATCAATAATGGCGTCTACAAGGCCGGCTTTGCCACCAAGCAGGAGGCCTATGACGAGGCGGTCGCCAAGCTGTTCGAGGCGTTGGACTGGGTCGAAGGCCTATTGGGCGAAACCGCCTATCTCACGGGCGACACCATCACCGAGGCCGATTGGCGGCTATTCACCACGCTGGTTCGGTTCGACGCGGTCTATGTCGGCCACTTCAAATGCAACCGCCGCCGCATCGCCGACTATCCCAATCTCAGCCACTACCTCAAGGCGCTCTACGAGGTTCCCGGCGTCAAGGAGACGGTCGATCTCGACCATATCCGCACGCATTATTATTGGAGCCACATCACTATTAATCCGACGCGGATTATTCCGGTTGGGCCGGAATTGCCGTTTTTGAAGTGA
- a CDS encoding GNAT family N-acetyltransferase, whose amino-acid sequence MSLHSAPSAAAAAVSASPVRVPSVRYATDADDAFIEELQAIAFGPGRFARTAFRIRERFPIDRSLSLVAEVDGTACGSVWMTPISIGGINGWMLGPLATHPNFRKLGAGKLLAREVTKRALARGDGQFVMLVGDRDYYCPLGWEPTTLGAIKFPGPVDPTRVLLYSEDKSLATTLTGSIAAWRRKDA is encoded by the coding sequence ATGAGCCTTCATTCTGCGCCTTCGGCTGCGGCCGCTGCTGTCTCCGCTTCGCCCGTTCGGGTCCCCAGTGTTCGTTATGCAACCGATGCCGATGATGCGTTCATCGAGGAATTGCAGGCTATTGCCTTTGGCCCGGGCCGGTTTGCCCGCACGGCCTTCCGCATCCGCGAGCGGTTCCCGATCGACAGGAGCCTGAGCCTCGTCGCCGAGGTGGACGGCACTGCATGCGGTTCGGTCTGGATGACCCCGATCAGCATTGGCGGCATCAATGGCTGGATGCTCGGACCGCTGGCGACCCATCCCAATTTCCGTAAGCTTGGCGCCGGCAAGCTCCTGGCCCGCGAAGTGACCAAGCGCGCCTTGGCGCGGGGCGATGGCCAATTCGTCATGCTGGTGGGTGACCGCGACTATTATTGCCCGCTCGGCTGGGAGCCGACCACGCTGGGTGCCATAAAGTTCCCAGGGCCGGTCGATCCGACCCGCGTGCTGCTCTATTCCGAGGACAAGTCTTTGGCGACGACGCTGACCGGGTCGATTGCGGCCTGGCGGCGCAAAGACGCCTAG
- a CDS encoding CoA pyrophosphatase encodes MSLDASVIDDLAARLLADPPALPAPDQLVPDWLPERSFDRPPVPAAVLIALIRRPEGHTVLYTERSPDLRAHSGQVAFPGGKVDAADSDAAAAALREAYEEVGMRRRDARILGFMPTYFTGTNYLITPVVAEVEPSGPFVPNPGEVHSVFEVPLQRILDPESYGRFRIKRNGKEHSTWQIDHDGHVIWGITANLTRQFRDLALGEAVP; translated from the coding sequence TTGTCGCTGGACGCTTCCGTCATCGATGATCTTGCCGCGCGGCTGCTGGCTGATCCGCCTGCCTTGCCGGCGCCCGATCAACTGGTGCCGGACTGGTTGCCCGAGCGTAGCTTCGATCGTCCGCCAGTGCCTGCAGCGGTGTTGATCGCCCTGATTCGGCGGCCCGAGGGGCATACCGTACTCTATACCGAGCGTTCGCCCGACCTGCGGGCGCATTCCGGCCAGGTGGCCTTTCCCGGCGGCAAGGTAGACGCGGCCGATAGCGATGCCGCCGCCGCGGCACTGCGCGAGGCCTATGAAGAAGTCGGGATGCGGCGCAGGGATGCCCGTATTCTGGGCTTCATGCCGACCTATTTCACCGGCACGAACTATCTGATCACGCCGGTCGTGGCCGAAGTCGAGCCCAGCGGGCCCTTTGTTCCCAATCCCGGCGAAGTGCATTCGGTGTTCGAAGTGCCGCTGCAGCGGATTCTTGATCCCGAGAGCTATGGCCGGTTCCGTATCAAGCGGAATGGCAAGGAGCACAGCACCTGGCAGATCGACCATGACGGGCATGTCATCTGGGGCATTACGGCCAATTTGACCCGCCAGTTTCGTGATCTGGCGCTGGGCGAGGCTGTGCCGTGA
- a CDS encoding CCA tRNA nucleotidyltransferase: MSPEERLARAEWLVRPETQAIFAALDGDKGRTRAVGGVVRDTLLDRERDNPDIDLATELSPEEVIARAEANGIAHYPTGIDHGTVTLKLGETLAEVTTLRRDVETDGRHAIVAFGTDWAEDAARRDFTLNALYCGADGALFDPLGGINDALNGRIRFIGDAAGRIAEDGLRVYRFFRFSASHGGEKLDADGLAACAAAVGQLGHLSAERIGAEMLRMLALPDIAQTLGAMAAIGLIAVDADQLRTLKAYEELGGFSSATRLAVFIGGRDADDLQKQWRLSNEVMRAAQTVAGAADTVEEDRLGEAAYRFGEAAVEGLALAAARGGWKTDRLAEAARSLAAVQLVPFPISGNDLAGLGMKPGPALGQELARLERLWIDSGFALDREALLAQVRR, encoded by the coding sequence GTGAGCCCGGAGGAGCGGCTGGCGCGGGCCGAATGGCTGGTGCGCCCGGAAACGCAGGCGATTTTCGCTGCGCTTGATGGCGACAAAGGCCGCACGCGGGCAGTTGGCGGCGTGGTGCGCGATACCCTGTTGGACCGCGAGCGGGACAATCCAGACATTGACCTTGCGACCGAGTTGAGCCCCGAGGAGGTCATCGCGCGGGCCGAGGCCAATGGCATTGCTCATTATCCCACCGGAATCGACCATGGCACGGTGACGCTGAAACTGGGCGAGACACTGGCCGAGGTCACCACGCTGCGGCGTGATGTCGAGACCGACGGCCGCCACGCCATTGTCGCCTTCGGCACCGATTGGGCCGAGGATGCGGCGCGGCGCGATTTCACGCTCAATGCGCTTTATTGCGGCGCCGATGGCGCCCTGTTCGATCCATTGGGCGGCATCAACGATGCCCTTAACGGCCGTATCCGTTTCATCGGCGATGCTGCCGGGCGCATCGCGGAAGATGGTTTGCGCGTCTACCGCTTCTTCCGGTTTTCGGCGAGCCATGGCGGGGAAAAGCTCGATGCCGACGGGCTTGCGGCCTGTGCCGCCGCGGTGGGGCAATTGGGGCACCTATCGGCCGAACGCATTGGCGCCGAAATGCTGCGCATGCTCGCGTTGCCCGATATCGCGCAAACGCTTGGCGCCATGGCCGCGATAGGTCTGATCGCGGTCGATGCAGATCAGCTCAGGACACTCAAGGCCTATGAGGAACTGGGCGGCTTTTCCTCTGCCACGCGGCTGGCCGTGTTCATCGGCGGGCGGGACGCAGATGACCTCCAGAAGCAGTGGCGGCTCTCGAACGAGGTCATGCGGGCGGCGCAGACCGTTGCTGGTGCCGCCGACACGGTGGAAGAAGATCGGCTGGGCGAGGCGGCTTACCGCTTCGGGGAAGCGGCCGTCGAAGGATTGGCATTGGCGGCGGCGCGGGGCGGTTGGAAGACCGACCGGCTCGCCGAGGCCGCTCGTTCGCTGGCGGCGGTGCAATTGGTGCCATTTCCGATTTCCGGAAACGACCTTGCCGGCCTCGGCATGAAACCGGGACCGGCCCTGGGTCAGGAACTGGCGCGCCTTGAACGCCTCTGGATCGATAGCGGTTTCGCGCTGGACCGGGAGGCGCTGCTGGCGCAGGTCAGGCGTTGA
- a CDS encoding DUF1059 domain-containing protein, which translates to MKRFDSGSLIPGSTWHAEAESEAEVVRRAVENLKTLHGETEVRPDMIERIKERIVDIDAPKATKH; encoded by the coding sequence ATGAAACGCTTTGATTCGGGCTCACTGATCCCCGGCTCCACCTGGCATGCCGAGGCCGAGAGCGAAGCCGAGGTGGTTCGCCGCGCGGTCGAAAATCTCAAGACCCTGCACGGCGAAACCGAAGTGCGCCCCGATATGATTGAGCGCATCAAGGAGCGCATCGTCGATATCGACGCGCCCAAGGCGACCAAGCACTAG
- a CDS encoding AAA family ATPase — protein MGLTDIHIAGYRSVRSIYFPVRQLSVLVGANGVGKTNLYRGLELVQSAATGTLALDIARDGGLGSVFWAGERKAGEAPRLVLSVSLEDVGSGPHNYSLELGFAPSYEIEIGFRVPTAAAFPLEAQIKAERLTLKQGPRPVVLMERKQGSVWARDNEGRRVLADDNLLASETALSALRGYPEIDAVRETLSAWRFFHSFRTDATSPIRRPGLAVAAPFLDANGSNLAAVFATLRHIRQDTVDLDHAIEDAFPGAQLDVPVPEENASFTLTFPDMPKRAFGAAELSDGTLQFLALMGALLSYRLPPLIALNEPESSLHPELLPALARVIAKAAERSQVWVVTHSTVLSDAIAAETGILPREVIRKNGGTWLEGLSQVGVFADD, from the coding sequence ATGGGCCTGACCGATATCCATATCGCCGGCTATCGTTCGGTCCGGTCAATCTACTTCCCCGTGCGCCAGCTTTCCGTGCTGGTCGGGGCCAATGGTGTGGGCAAGACCAATCTCTATCGCGGGCTAGAACTGGTCCAATCCGCCGCCACCGGCACGTTGGCGCTCGATATTGCGCGGGATGGCGGGCTGGGCTCGGTGTTCTGGGCTGGCGAACGCAAGGCCGGCGAAGCGCCACGGCTGGTCCTTTCGGTATCGCTGGAGGATGTCGGGAGCGGACCGCACAACTATTCCCTCGAGCTCGGCTTTGCCCCCAGCTACGAAATAGAGATCGGTTTCCGCGTCCCAACCGCCGCGGCCTTCCCGCTCGAAGCCCAGATCAAGGCGGAGCGGCTGACGCTGAAGCAAGGTCCGCGCCCCGTCGTGCTGATGGAGCGCAAGCAAGGCTCGGTCTGGGCGCGCGACAATGAGGGCCGCCGCGTGCTGGCCGATGACAATCTGCTGGCCAGCGAAACAGCACTCTCGGCGCTGCGCGGCTATCCCGAAATCGACGCCGTGCGCGAAACACTCTCCGCCTGGCGCTTCTTTCACAGCTTCCGCACCGATGCGACCTCGCCCATTCGCCGGCCAGGATTGGCAGTCGCGGCACCCTTTCTGGATGCCAATGGATCAAACCTTGCAGCAGTTTTCGCCACTTTGCGCCATATCCGGCAGGACACCGTCGACCTCGACCACGCTATCGAAGACGCCTTTCCCGGTGCGCAGCTCGACGTGCCGGTTCCGGAAGAAAATGCCAGTTTCACCCTGACCTTCCCCGACATGCCCAAGCGCGCCTTCGGGGCGGCCGAACTGTCGGACGGCACACTGCAATTTTTGGCGCTGATGGGCGCGCTATTGTCCTATCGCCTGCCGCCACTGATCGCGCTCAACGAACCCGAATCGAGCCTGCACCCTGAATTGCTGCCTGCGCTTGCGCGCGTGATCGCCAAGGCGGCTGAGCGCAGCCAGGTCTGGGTGGTCACCCATTCCACCGTGCTGTCGGACGCCATCGCCGCCGAAACCGGCATCCTGCCGCGCGAAGTGATCCGCAAAAATGGCGGCACCTGGCTTGAAGGATTGAGCCAGGTCGGGGTTTTTGCCGACGATTGA